The genome window CTTTGCTGGCAATTTATGTGCACACACTTCCCGATTCGATTTATCAGAATTACGACAAAATAGCCAAATTGTATTTGCGTGCCAGTTGGATGTTCCGATTGATTTCGCAAAAGCCGGAGATCGACGACATCGAACAATTTTTGAAAAGCTACAACATCAAATTTGACCGGCTGCAGGCAAATTCCATGAATATGTTGCACTGTGTTGAAGAATTGAACGAGACCGTCGTTGAAAAAAATCGCCGCAAAAGCGGAACGCCGGAATGGCAAAAAATGTGGGCGAAACAATACGGTGTGTTGACAGATAACTACAACGTGATGTGCGAGGCTATTGACAAAGTGATCAGCGCTATTCGCATTTATTACGAAAGTGGTAATTTTTTGGAAGCCCAATTATTGAATGCAGATAAAAATTTATGGGATTTGCCATACAAAAATTATCACCGATACAGCGATTTTGTAACAGAGTTGAACGAATTATTTCCTGATTTGCCGGTTAACGAAGAAGCCGCATACAAAAAAGCGGCGGAGTATTTTCAGCGTGCGCTCAGCGCCAAAGTTTACGATCTGGATTCGTTGAAAAAATTCAAAATTTACGATTTGATCATTTCAATTTCCGAAAAAGGGCAGGATTACACAACCGCGCTGCAAGTGTGCAATATGCTGGAAAGCATGACCACCAACTACTATCAATCGATTACGGAGCGATTGCGGAAGCAGGAAGTTATCCCGGATGAAACGGTTGATCCGGAACATCTGAAATCACTGTTGCGCAGGAATCAGGAAATTATGCGCTCGGTGAAAATTAAGCAAAAGCGCATCAGACCGCTAAAATTGCGTCGCGATAAACAACTCGCCCAGCAAATCGTGGCACAGTATCAGGATTTGGATGCAATGGGGTTGCGCATCAAAATGGAAGAAGCGCAAATTGACGAAGAAGTGATGAAGTCCTACATTGCGGAAGTCCGGATCGAGAAGAAAAAAGGGATTTTTGAAATTTTCAAATTTTAATACTGTCCGCCAATTTCAAACTTGATTTCGAATGCCGAGTGGTTTTTATCGCCGGCGATTTCATCCTGGAAAAAAGTTAAGCGGTATTGCGGCCGGATGGTCACAAAATAATTTTTTCGGGTACTCACGTCTACACCAAATCCAAAAACCGCGTTATATGTTACCTGATATTGATTGTCAGTCGGGATATTTCCTCCCTCAGCTTCGCCCAGCGTAATGGCGTCTTCCCTCGGAAAATTCATTCCAAAAACTGCGCCGGCCTGAACCATCAGGTGCGGACGAAAATTATCCTCGATCGAGTTTGTAAACAGGCGTTTTTTTAGTTCCACATTTGCCGGAACAATAAAAAATCGGTTCACATTGTTGATTTTGGTCGAAATATTATACAACTGGTTGTAGTATTCAAATTCCTTATCATCCCTCAAAATAAAGAATTCCAGGTTAACCCCGATGTGCGAGTACGACGGTAGCGGAAAGCGATACGTGCCGCCAAGCCCAAGTCCGGAAGTGGACAGTGAAAACGAGAATGCCCGTTCTTTCATGTGGGTGGGTGGTGCGTCAAAAATATCGGTTTGCGCACTGGCTGAGCCAATAAATAAAAATGCTCCAACGATGACGATAAACAATAGACGATGCATGGGATGAACTCCTTAAATGACATCTCTTTAAATTACAACTATTTTTATACTGTTACGACGTAATAAAACAAAAGCTCCCGTAATTTACAGCGAAATACCGGGAGCTTGTTGATCATTATCAAAATTAAAACGGTACATCCTGATCTTGCGGATCGATGCCGTCTGGTTGCTGGAAGTTGGGTTGATCGTAATTTCCGCCGGATTGTCCGCCACCGGAGTATCCGCCGCCGCTATCGTTGCGGGAATCCAAAAATTGCATGGTTTCGCAGACAACTTCTGTCATGTATTGTTTTTTCCCGTTTTGGTCGTCCCAACTGCGGGTTTGCAAACGACCTTCGATGTAAACGCGGCTGCCTTTGTGCAGGTATTCTTTTGCTAATTCTGCGGTACGTCCCCAAAGCACAACGCGATGCCAATCGGTTTCTTCAACAAAGTTGCCATCTTTGCCTTTGTAGGAACGATTGGTCGCCAGATTGAGATTGCCAACCGTTGCACCACTGGGCGTGTTGCGGATTTCCGGGTCACCACCCAAACGTCCGATTAAAATGACTTTGTTTACGGTGCCTTTTGCCATTGTTGCCTCCAAAAATTTGGATGAATAATCTGCCATTCAAAACGGAAACAATCGAGCTGGCGTTACTCGAACACCAACCCGATTACCTGTAAGACATAGTCTTGTCGTCTAATTTTTATCCCGAACGGCTATACTTTGATATAAATTTACTGTTTTTGAACAATTATGCAATACCCAAAAGGGGGAATTTTTGCGTTATGCCATCACCCGTTCTACGAGGTATTCCATAATTTTATCCTGTGAAATACGTTCCTGATTCATGGAATCGCGTTCGCGAACGGTAACCGTGCCATTTTCCAGCGTTTCGGAATCAACGGTGATACAATAGGGTGTGCCGATTTCATCCTGACGGCGATAACGGCGACCAACCGCGGCTGATTCATCATAAAAAACCCGGAAGTGTTTGCGCAGCCCATCCACAATATTGTGGGCGATTTCCGGCATGCCGTCTTTTTTCACGAGGGGGAAAACGGCGGCTTTCATTGGCGCGATGGTCGGTTTGAAGCGCAGCACCACACGATCTTCTTCTTCGGCATATGCATCTGCCAGCGCGGTTAAAATTTGGCGATCGACGCCGGTGGATGTTTCCACCACGTACGGGATAAATTTTTCACGGGTTTGATCATCAAAATACAGCAGGTTTTTACCGGAAAATTCCTGATGACGTCCCAAATCGTAATCGGTGCGGTTGTGGATACCTTCCAGCTCGCTCCAGCCGAACGGGAATTCGTACTGAATATCGAACGCGGCTTTGGCGTAGTGTGCCAGTTCGTCCGGTCCGTGTTCTTTAAAGCGCAATTTTTCTTTGCGGATGCCCACGCGATCGTACCATTCCAGCCGGCGGGCTTTCCAGTATTCGAACCAATCGTCATCGCTGCCGGGTGCGACAAAATATTGCATTTCCATTTGCTCAAATTCGCGCATGCGGAAAATAAAGTTGCCCGGGGTAATTTCGTTACGAAAAGCTTTGCCGATTTGCGCGATGCCAAAGGGCACTTTTTGGCGCGATGATTCTTTGATATTATGAAAATTCACATAAATGCCTTGCGCGGTTTCCGGTCGCAGATAAACAATATTGGCATCGCTTTCCACCGGACCCATAAAGGTTTTGAACATCAAATTGAACAGACGCGGCTCGGTGAGCGTGCCGGGTTTGTCCGTATCCGGCCCGACGATGTTGGCGTATTCGCCGTGCGCAATTTCTGTGAGCGACACGGTTTCGTAATCATCCAGACTGATGCGGGCTTTTTTGATGGTTTTGGCAATATGATCCGGATTGGTTTCCGGAAACGCATACATCACACCATTGCCGGATTTGGGTTTGTACACCGCAAGCTGGTCTTCGCGATAGCGGCTTTTGGTTTCGCGGCAATCGATCATCGGATCGGTAAAACCTTCCACATGCCCGGAGGCTTCCCAAACGCGCGGGTGCATCAAAATGCTGGCGTCAACGCCTTCGATATCGTCGCGTTCGTAAACCATGGATTTCCACCACAATTCCCGGATATTCTTTTTCAGTTCCACACCCAACGGACCGTAATCATAACAACTGTTGATTCCGCCGTAAACCTCACTACTCTGAAAGATAAAGCCCCGCCGTTTGCACAGCGATACAAGTTTGTCCATCGTATCGTTGGTTTGTTTTGCCACGATAAAAACTCCGGTTATTATTCAACTGATTTGTTTATTCGCTGTTCTCGCCGAAGTGTTCCGGCGTGTTGTTTTATGCGTCAAAGCGAAAAATATAACACAAATTTGGCGGGATTACACATACCAATTTAAGGATTTTAGGGTGATGCGGCTTTCGGTGTGGTGCTCCAAATGGCTGAGCAAAGTGGCGGTAATATCCGGATGGCGGGAGAAATGGCGGCTGTTCGTGACTTCCGGCAGCGCGTCGATGGTGCATTCCGCGAGCGCGGCAAGCCGTTGCCAGGCTTGTTGGTTGAGCGAAACCGTTTGCCCGATATGCGCAGATCGCTGCCCGGCGCAAATTAGCGTGCCTTCGCGATAATCCAGTTGCACCGGAAATTGATCCGGCGGATTACCGGTTTGCGGGCACTCCGAAAGCTGCCAGCCAAAACCGAGAATCCGGCTCATTTCGAAAATGAAATGCCAGAGATAACCCATCGATTCCACCTGCCGGCTATCGTTTAGCGATTGCAGCCAGTCGATGGTAAAGCGAAAAAAACCGCCAACCGGTTCGTGACTGCGAAACAATTGGTGGAGTAACTCTGCAGCGGCAAATGCACCGGCGGTTTTGGGCAGATCGTCGCGGGTATGTTGAAACGCGTTGAGCAGCGTTGCGGCGGTCAGCGTTTGCAGATCGCGGCCTTCACGGTGCGACAACACAATTTCAACATGATTCAACGTTTCCAGCACGCCGCGAAACGGGCTTTTCGGGCGCAGCGCACCTTTCGCAACCACGCCGATGCAGCCGTGCGTTTCGGTAAACAGATGAATAATTTTGCTGGATTCGCGCCAACGGGTAGCGTGCAGAACCAGTGCTTCTGTTTTTATGAAATAGGGCATTTTTTTTAAGAATATGTGTTAAATGAAACCGTAGAGGCGCTTCACGAAGCGCCTAAAAATTCCCATCCGGTTTTGTTCAACCGCCGATGAGGGTGTAGCGAAGTGCCAGCGTCATTAGCCCAAAGTATATCAGCAATCCGACAACGTCGTTGAATGTGGCAATGAGCGGGCCGGTTGCATTTGCCGGATCGACATCTATTTTTTTGAATCCGAACGGCACCATTGCCCCAAAAATGGAGGCGTTGAGAATGACAATCAACAGTGTGCCGGACAGGATGATCGCGAACGATAAATCCTTAAACCAGAAAATAACGATAGAAAATATCATCGCGGCGATAATCAAACCGTTGACCAGCGATGCCCGCAGTTCCCGGGTCAGCCTGCGGCGAATATCCCGCGGATTAATTTCGCCGGTGGAAAGCCCGCGAACCACAATAATGCTGGATTGCTGTCCGGTGCTGCCGCCCATTGCCATTACCAACGGCACAAAAAAAGCCGCTGCCAAAATTTGGTCGATGGTCATTTGATGAAGTTGCATCACCCATGCGGATACAATTTCGCCAAAAAAAGCGATCAGCAGCCAGGGAATACGCGCTTTCACAATCGGCCAAACGCTTTCTTCCAGGATTTCTTCTTCGCCGATACCGGCGATCCGGGTGATGTCTTCTTCCGCTTCTTCCTGAATAACGTCCACCACGTCGTCGATGGTGATGCGCCCGATAAGCTGGTGTTTGGTATTGACAACCGGTGCGGATACCAGGTCGTATTTTTCAAAAATGCGCGCCACTTCTTCCTGATCCATATCGCTGCGGATGGCGAACACATCTTCATCCATAATGTGGCGGATGAGGTTATACGGTTTGGCAAGAATCAGCTCTTTCAGCGAAACCGAGCCAACCAGTTTGCCAAAATCGTCGATGGCGTAACATTGGTAAATTTCTTCCACTTCTTCGCGTTTGCTGCGCAACTCGTTGATGGCTTCTTCCACGGTGTTATCGGCATTGACGGCCACAAATTCTTTGGCCATAATCCCGCCGGCGGAGTCCTCCGGGTAGTGCATCAATTCCTGAATATCTTCGGAATATTCGTCTTCCACCTGCGACAGCACTTCGGTGGCGCGTTCGTTGGAGAGTACCGAAACCACGTCCGCCGCATCGTCCGAATCCATCTCGTTCACCAGTTCGGCAATGCGCGAACTGTCCAGCACTTCCAGCACATCTTCGCGGATGGATTCGTCAAGTTCCGTGAGCACTTCGCTGGCTGTTTCCTGATCCAGCAACGCCAGAATCGGTCCGCGATATTCATTCTCCAACCGCTCGAGCATCTCGGCGATGTCCGCAGAGTGCAGGTCCGCCAAAATATTCAGCACCAATTCGGTCTGTTTGTTTTCGAGCAAATATTTGATGTTGTCGAGAATTTCTTCGTTGTTGATGTCCAGCGTAGAGGGTGTCATCCAGATTGCTCCTCTTTTAGGTGGCGGTAAATTGCCTCGGTTAGATCGATCCACTGCGGAATGGTGAGTTGTTCCGGACGCAGGGTTAAGTTGGCATCTAATTTATGCAAAAGCGTTGAAGGGAACAAGATTGATAATGATTTACGGAGCATTTTGCGGCGCTGCTGAAAGCAGTTGCGGATCACTTTCCGGAACAGGTCGAAGTCGGAAAACTGGTCGCGAACCCCTTTTTTGAAGCGGAGCCGGACAACCACGGAATCCACTTTCGGGCGCGGCGAAAACACGCTGGCGGGAACGGTGAACAGCCGCTCGACATCCGCAAATAACTGCGAATTGATCGCCAGCAATCCGTACGCTTTGCTGTTTGGCTGGGCAACCAGCCGGTCGCCGACCTCTTTTTGCATCATCAACACCGCGTGAAAAATGTGATCGGCCGCGTCGAACAGGTGAAATAAAATCGGCGTGGTGATGTTGTAGGGAATATTTCCCGCCAAAACCGTCGATTTTTGGGGATTTGCCGCGCGGGTTAAATCGACATTCAGCACATCTTCCTGCAATAAATTGAACTGCGGTTCACCGGCAAATCGCACCGTAAGCAAATCCGCCAATTGCGGATCCACCTCGATGCCCAGATACGGATCGCCGGATGCCAGCAGCATTCCGGTGAGCGCGCCCTGCCCGGGACCGATCTCGATCACCAATCGCGGTGCGGGTGCATCCAGCGCAGCCGCAACAATTTTTCGCGAGATGTTCGCATCGTTCAAAAAATTTTGCCCCCATCGGCGTTTCGGGCGAATGCCGCTCATTTTAACTCCGTATAATTTGGTAAATCGTTTAAAAACTGCAGGTTGCCGTCCTCGAAAAGCTGGCAGCAAAAGTGATCCATTCCATTGCTCACCAGCAAGTACGGCGCGTGCAGCACGCTGTTGTAAGTGGCGATCTGCACAAACGTTTCCTCATTGATGGGCACATCCGGCGCTTTGCATTCGGCGATCAATTTCGGCTGCATTTCCCGGTCAAAAGCGACCACATCGCAGCGGCGGCTGGCGGTGTACACCTTCAGCGTGGCTTCAATTTGCATCAATCCGCGCGGGAAACCGCGTTCGCGAATCAAAAATTGCACCAGATGCTGGCGCACCCATTCTTCCGGTGTCAGCGCCACATATTTTTTGCGTAACTCGTCAAAAATCTGTGGTTTATCGCTGATGGTTTGCACCCGGAAATCGTACTGCGGGAAGTTGAGTATCGGCATTTCCACGATGGGAACGTATCTCCACACTTGTAATTTTACATTTTCTCGATTAATTTACGCAATTATTCGCAAAACCGGGTTGCGATTCATTACGCAATCGAGCATGGATAAATAATAAATTCTGTAACTTGGCACAACTTTAATTATCAATCAATTATAATCGATTGAATTGAATTTGAAAAACGTTACAAAACGGAGATGAGATAGATGAGTAAATCGCGTACAATTACCCTGAAACGGGTGGTCGTTACCGGAATGG of Calditrichia bacterium contains these proteins:
- the rsmA gene encoding ribosomal RNA small subunit methyltransferase A, coding for MSGIRPKRRWGQNFLNDANISRKIVAAALDAPAPRLVIEIGPGQGALTGMLLASGDPYLGIEVDPQLADLLTVRFAGEPQFNLLQEDVLNVDLTRAANPQKSTVLAGNIPYNITTPILFHLFDAADHIFHAVLMMQKEVGDRLVAQPNSKAYGLLAINSQLFADVERLFTVPASVFSPRPKVDSVVVRLRFKKGVRDQFSDFDLFRKVIRNCFQQRRKMLRKSLSILFPSTLLHKLDANLTLRPEQLTIPQWIDLTEAIYRHLKEEQSG
- a CDS encoding single-stranded DNA-binding protein, giving the protein MAKGTVNKVILIGRLGGDPEIRNTPSGATVGNLNLATNRSYKGKDGNFVEETDWHRVVLWGRTAELAKEYLHKGSRVYIEGRLQTRSWDDQNGKKQYMTEVVCETMQFLDSRNDSGGGYSGGGQSGGNYDQPNFQQPDGIDPQDQDVPF
- a CDS encoding DUF2225 domain-containing protein, yielding MEKTSDKNKQPFFVKEAPCPVCKNNGQHYYLRDHTFTINTRDSDYFVSNYSWAEPEYNQLNLHGFGLWHCEVCKFTDDRSMFYQKDVTQGRAQFDYLKKLLIAKHDEPDAFFERIAPHIAYPTHDLLVSLNLTLLAIYVHTLPDSIYQNYDKIAKLYLRASWMFRLISQKPEIDDIEQFLKSYNIKFDRLQANSMNMLHCVEELNETVVEKNRRKSGTPEWQKMWAKQYGVLTDNYNVMCEAIDKVISAIRIYYESGNFLEAQLLNADKNLWDLPYKNYHRYSDFVTELNELFPDLPVNEEAAYKKAAEYFQRALSAKVYDLDSLKKFKIYDLIISISEKGQDYTTALQVCNMLESMTTNYYQSITERLRKQEVIPDETVDPEHLKSLLRRNQEIMRSVKIKQKRIRPLKLRRDKQLAQQIVAQYQDLDAMGLRIKMEEAQIDEEVMKSYIAEVRIEKKKGIFEIFKF
- the recO gene encoding DNA repair protein RecO, with amino-acid sequence MPYFIKTEALVLHATRWRESSKIIHLFTETHGCIGVVAKGALRPKSPFRGVLETLNHVEIVLSHREGRDLQTLTAATLLNAFQHTRDDLPKTAGAFAAAELLHQLFRSHEPVGGFFRFTIDWLQSLNDSRQVESMGYLWHFIFEMSRILGFGWQLSECPQTGNPPDQFPVQLDYREGTLICAGQRSAHIGQTVSLNQQAWQRLAALAECTIDALPEVTNSRHFSRHPDITATLLSHLEHHTESRITLKSLNWYV
- a CDS encoding type I restriction enzyme HsdR N-terminal domain-containing protein encodes the protein MPILNFPQYDFRVQTISDKPQIFDELRKKYVALTPEEWVRQHLVQFLIRERGFPRGLMQIEATLKVYTASRRCDVVAFDREMQPKLIAECKAPDVPINEETFVQIATYNSVLHAPYLLVSNGMDHFCCQLFEDGNLQFLNDLPNYTELK
- the mgtE gene encoding magnesium transporter; the protein is MTPSTLDINNEEILDNIKYLLENKQTELVLNILADLHSADIAEMLERLENEYRGPILALLDQETASEVLTELDESIREDVLEVLDSSRIAELVNEMDSDDAADVVSVLSNERATEVLSQVEDEYSEDIQELMHYPEDSAGGIMAKEFVAVNADNTVEEAINELRSKREEVEEIYQCYAIDDFGKLVGSVSLKELILAKPYNLIRHIMDEDVFAIRSDMDQEEVARIFEKYDLVSAPVVNTKHQLIGRITIDDVVDVIQEEAEEDITRIAGIGEEEILEESVWPIVKARIPWLLIAFFGEIVSAWVMQLHQMTIDQILAAAFFVPLVMAMGGSTGQQSSIIVVRGLSTGEINPRDIRRRLTRELRASLVNGLIIAAMIFSIVIFWFKDLSFAIILSGTLLIVILNASIFGAMVPFGFKKIDVDPANATGPLIATFNDVVGLLIYFGLMTLALRYTLIGG
- a CDS encoding glycine--tRNA ligase → MDKLVSLCKRRGFIFQSSEVYGGINSCYDYGPLGVELKKNIRELWWKSMVYERDDIEGVDASILMHPRVWEASGHVEGFTDPMIDCRETKSRYREDQLAVYKPKSGNGVMYAFPETNPDHIAKTIKKARISLDDYETVSLTEIAHGEYANIVGPDTDKPGTLTEPRLFNLMFKTFMGPVESDANIVYLRPETAQGIYVNFHNIKESSRQKVPFGIAQIGKAFRNEITPGNFIFRMREFEQMEMQYFVAPGSDDDWFEYWKARRLEWYDRVGIRKEKLRFKEHGPDELAHYAKAAFDIQYEFPFGWSELEGIHNRTDYDLGRHQEFSGKNLLYFDDQTREKFIPYVVETSTGVDRQILTALADAYAEEEDRVVLRFKPTIAPMKAAVFPLVKKDGMPEIAHNIVDGLRKHFRVFYDESAAVGRRYRRQDEIGTPYCITVDSETLENGTVTVRERDSMNQERISQDKIMEYLVERVMA